The genome window TCCAGACTCCGGCTGATGGAGGAGCCCCCGTTCAAGCCGGCCGGAGAGCTCTGCGTGCCCACCTTGTCAGGCTTCCCCGGCTCGTTAGCAGCAGCCCCGTTTGCCAGCCTGCCAGGCACCCTGGCCCTCCCGTTCACAGTTTTAGCTAAAAGTTCTTCCGTTTCACAGAGATCAAGAGTCAAGAAACATTCTCGGAACTTCTGGAGGTGGCTGAGCACCTGCAGGATGGAGTTCATGTAGCAAGTGTTGCCCAGGTTCCTCAGCCCCGTCACCCCGGGCGTCATCAGGGGCTGCCGCCGGATGGAGTAGAACTGCTTCaatctgctgctctgcacctgCCGTGAGGTAGGGGAAGCTGTGGCCACCTCCCTGAATTTCCTTGGGATCAAGCTCTCCCCGTGCACGTGGGACAGCAGCCTGGCGCTCTTCCTCGGGGGGGTGCTggccagctcctccaggagctgcctcttCATCTCCTGCCGCCGCTGCCGAGCCgcctccttcttcttctccagctcctccatcTGCTTCTTCTCCTTCAGTTTCAGCTGTCCCCGGGAGCTCTTGTGGAACCAGGTACGCAGAGCCCTCGCCAGCAGGGCCTGCCGCCGGTGCCACAGCGCTGTGAGCATCTGGGactggccctgggggctcctcctcctccaggcgTCCTCGGCCAGCGCCATGGAGCGCAGCGTCCTCCCGCTCCTCTGCCCCTTGATGGCCGACAGGGAGCTCCTCAGCAGCTTCAGGTCGCCCTCGGGGTTGTCGTTCAGGACGTAATCCTGGCAGAGGTAACAGAAGACGTAGAGCTCGTGCACCTCCATGGCCAAGGGGTGCTGGGTCTCCTGGAAGTGCCTCAGGGCGTGCTCCTCGATG of Anomalospiza imberbis isolate Cuckoo-Finch-1a 21T00152 chromosome 26, ASM3175350v1, whole genome shotgun sequence contains these proteins:
- the USP49 gene encoding ubiquitin carboxyl-terminal hydrolase 49 isoform X2 is translated as MDRCKHVGRLRLAQDHSILNPQKWQCVDCHTTESLWACLKCSHVACGRYIEEHALRHFQETQHPLAMEVHELYVFCYLCQDYVLNDNPEGDLKLLRSSLSAIKGQRSGRTLRSMALAEDAWRRRSPQGQSQMLTALWHRRQALLARALRTWFHKSSRGQLKLKEKKQMEELEKKKEAARQRRQEMKRQLLEELASTPPRKSARLLSHVHGESLIPRKFREVATASPTSRQVQSSRLKQFYSIRRQPLMTPGVTGLRNLGNTCYMNSILQVLSHLQKFRECFLTLDLCETEELLAKTVNGRARVPGRLANGAAANEPGKPDKVGTQSSPAGLNGGSSISRSLELIQPKEPSSKHISLCHELHTLFRVMWSGKWALVSPFAMLHSVWSLIPAFRGYDQQDAQEFLCELLDKVQQELESEGSKRRILIPFSQRKLTKQVLKVVNTIFHGQLLSQVTCRTCNYKSNTVEPFWDLSLEFPERYHSLEKGLLPVPQAECLLTEMLAKFTETEALEGRIYACDQCNSKRRKSSPKPLVLSEAKKQLLIYRLPQVLRLHLKRFRWSERNHREKIGVHVLFEQVFGCTAMTPN